A stretch of Buteo buteo chromosome 9, bButBut1.hap1.1, whole genome shotgun sequence DNA encodes these proteins:
- the C1QL1 gene encoding C1q-related factor, translated as MVLVLVVLIPVLVSSAGTDGRYEMLGTCRMVCEPYGPAAAPPPQPAERGPLPPPSTLVQGPQGKPGRPGKPGPPGPPGEPGPPGPAGARGEAGRPGPPGLPGPGATGAVSAATYSTVPRVAFYAGLKNPHEGYEVLKFDDVVTNLGNSYDAASGKFTCAIPGTYFFTYHVLMRGGDGTSMWADLCKNGQVRASAIAQDADQNYDYASNSVILHLDAGDEVFIKLDGGKAHGGNNNKYSTFSGFIIYSD; from the exons atggtgctggtgctggtggtgctCATCCCGGTGCTGGTGAGCTCCGCCGGTACCGACGGCCGGTACGAGATGCTGGGGACCTGCCGTATGGTCTGCGAGCCCtacggccccgccgccgcgccccccccgcaaccggccgAACGcggccccctcccgccgccctcCACCCTGGTGCAAGGTCCCCAAGGCAAACCGGGGCGACCGGGGAAACCGGGACCCCCGGGACCGCCGGGAGAACCGGGACCACCGGGACcggcgggggcgcggggcgAAGCGGGACGACCGGGACCCCCGGGATTACCGGGACCGGGGGCTACGGGTGCGGTGAGCGCGGCTACCTATAGCACGGTGCCGCGCGTCGCCTTCTACGCCGGCCTCAAGAACCCCCACGAGGGCTACGAGGTCCTCAAGTTCGACGACGTGGTCACCAACCTGGGCAACAGCTACGACGCCGCCTCCGGCAAGTTCACCTGCGCCATCCCCGGCACCTACTTCTTCACCTACCACGTCCTCATGCGCGGCGGCGATGGCACCAGCATGTGGGCCGACCTCTGCAAGAATGGTCAG GTGCGGGCCAGCGCCATCGCGCAGGACGCCGACCAGAACTACGACTACGCCAGCAACAGCGTCATCCTGCACCTGGACGCGGGGGACGAGGTCTTCATCAAGCTGGACGGGGGCAAAGCCCACGGCGGCAACAACAACAAGTACAGCACCTTCTCCGGCTTCATCATCTACTCGGACTGA